The Rana temporaria chromosome 13, aRanTem1.1, whole genome shotgun sequence genome has a window encoding:
- the LOC120920957 gene encoding calphotin-like isoform X27, whose protein sequence is MSDLMQAINTLVDIFEKYSKNLCHGQNLKPAEMEQLIQVELSEAIKNSGDAETIGLVLKAVDRNRDGEISFKEYITLVCVVAKAYYKHLGKARSSLPCIAQQQASANQQLTAGGPTPPTTAGGPPPPQQPPTVQVPSQVSPQQALPPTEAQGQQGAPAQPPAQAPGTTPVQGQQGWPAPPAAQVQQVPTQTAGHPSVSSWGSLQPVAPQVPVQVPATQVPAPQVPAAQVPAPQVPAAQVPAPQVPAAQVPAPQVPATQVPAPQVPAAQVPAPQVPAAQVPAPQVPATQVPAPQVPAAQVPAPHVPASQAPVAQFPYYSYCNWQYQVPQQQAVVPAPVQAPQVPAPQVPAPQVPVQVPAAQVPAPQVPVSQVPAPQVPAPQWQYQAPQQQAVVPAPVPAPQLPAPQVPAPQAPAPQVVAPQVPAPQVPAAQAAPQVVYPQVLAPQWQYQAPQQQAVVPAPVPAPQLPAPQVPAAQVPAPQVPAAQVPAPQVPAAQVPAPQVPAAQVPAPQVPVAQVPAPQVPVAQVPAPQVPAAQVPAATVQTPYIPVAQFPYYGYCNWQYQVPQQQAVVPAPVPAPQVPAPQVPAPQLPAQQVPAAQVPAPQVPAAQVPAPQVPVAQAPAPQVPAAQVPAPQVPVAQAPAPQVPVAQVSAPQVPVAQTPAPQVPAAQAPAPQVPAAQAPAPQVPAAQVPAPQVPVAQAPAPQVPVAQVSAPQVPVAQTPAPQVPAAQAPAPQVPVAQVPAPQVPVAQAPAPQVPVAQVPAPQVPVAQAPAPQVPVAQVSAPQVPVAQTPAPQVPVAQAPAPQVPVAQVPAPQVPVAQAPAPQVPVAQVPAPQVPVAQVPAPQVPVAQAPAPQVPVAQAPAPQVPVAQAPAPQVPVAQVPAPQVPAAQVPAPQVPVAQAPAPQVPVAQAPAPQVPVAQAPAPQVPVAQVPAPQVPVAQAPAPQVPTPQVPAPQVPAPQAPAPQVVAPQAPAPQAVAPQVSAPQVPAAQLPAPQVPAPQLPAPQVPAPQAPAPQVPAPQVPAPQVPAAQLPAPQVPAPQAPAPQVVAPQAPAPQVVASQAPIQVPATLVPAPQVPASQAPVAQFPYYSYCNWQYQAPQQQAVVPAPVPAPQVPAPQVPAPQLPAQQVPAPQAPAPQVPAPQLPAPQVPAPQAPAPQVVAPQVPAPQVPAAQAALQVVYPQVLAPQWQYQAPQQQAVVPAQQVVSPQAPVQVPAPQVPAPQVPATQVLAPQVPAPQVPAPQVPGTQVPVAQFPYYSYSNWQYQAPQQQAAVPAPVQAPQAPAPQVPAPQAPAPQVVAPQAPAPQVPTPQAPAPQVPTPQVPTPQVPGPQAPAPQVPTPQAPAPQVPATQASAPQVVAPQVLAPQWQYQAPQQQAVVPAPVQAPQLPAPQVPAPQAPAPQGLAPQVPAPQVPAAQAAAPQVVAPQVLAPQWQYQAPQQQAVVPAPVQAPQLPASQVVAPQVPASQVVAPQAPAPQVVAPQVPVQVPAAQAPAPQVVAPQVPVQVPAAQAPAQQVVAPQVSAAQVPQEDLFMVPYSRCDGTTGFALWTPLGFYYY, encoded by the exons ATGTCTGACCTCATGCAAGCCATCAACACCCTCGTAGACATCTTCGAGAAGTATTCCAAGAACCTCTGTCATGGTCAGAACCTGAAACCTGCAGAAATGGAGCAGCTCATACAGGTGGAGCTGTCTGAGGCCATCAAA AACTCGGGGGACGCAGAGACCATCGGCCTCGTTCTCAAAGCTGTGGACAGAAACCGTGACGGTGAAATCAGCTTTAAAGAATACATCACGTTGGTGTGTGTGGTCGCCAAGGCCTACTACAAGCATCTGGGCAAAGCCAGGAGCTCGCTGCCTTGTATTGCGCAACAGCAAGCTTCTGCCAATCAGCAACTAACAGCTGGCGGTCCAACACCACCAACAACAGCTGGCGGTCCACCACCACCACAGCAGCCACCAACTGTCCAAGTTCCAAGTCAAGTATCTCCACAGCAAGCACTGCCACCAACCGAGGCTCAGGGCCAACAGGGTGCCCCAGCTCAACCACCAGCTCAGGCACCTGGCACAACACCCGTCCAAGGACAGCAAGGATGGCCAGCTCCACCAGCAGCTCAAGTTCAGCAAGTGCCAACTCAGACCGCTGGCCATCCATCTGTTTCTTCATGGGGAAGCTTACAACCAGTAGCTCCTCAGGTACCTGTACAGGTGCCAGCAACTCAGGTACCTGCCCCACAAGTGCCAGCTGCTCAGGTACCTGCCCCACAAGTGCCAGCTGCTCAGGTACCTGCCCCACAAGTGCCAGCTGCTCAGGTACCTGCCCCACAAGTGCCAGCAACTCAGGTACCTGCCCCACAAGTGCCAGCAGCTCAGGTACCTGCCCCACAAGTGCCAGCTGCTCAGGTCCCCGCACCACAAGTGCCAGCAACTCAGGTACCTGCACCACAAGTGCCAGCTGCTCAGGTCCCAGCACCACACGTGCCAGCTTCTCAGGCTCCTGTAGCACAATTTCCATACTATAGTTATTGCAACTGGCAATATCAAGTACCACAACAGCAAGCTGTAGTTCCTGCACCAGTCCAAGCTCCTCAGGTCCCTGCACCACAAGTGCCAGCTCCTCAGGTACCTGTACAAGTGCCAGCTGCTCAGGTCCCTGCACCACAAGTGCCAGTTTCTCAGGTCCCAGCACCACAAGTGCCAGCTCCTCAGTGGCAATATCAAGCACCACAACAGCAAGCTGTAGTTCCTGCACCAGTGCCAGCACCTCAGCTCCCTGCACCACAAGTGCCAGCTCCTCAAGCTCCTGCACCACAAGTGGTAGCACCTCAGGTACCTGCACCACAAGTGCCAGCTGCTCAAGCTGCACCAcaagtggtttatcctcaggtccTTGCTCCCCAGTGGCAATATCAAGCACCACAACAGCAAGCTGTAGTTCCTGCACCAGTGCCAGCACCTCAGCTCCCTGCACCACAAGTGCCAGCTGCTCAGGTCCCTGCACCACAAGTGCCAGCTGCTCAGGTCCCTGCACCACAAGTGCCAGCTGCTCAGGTCCCCGCACCACAAGTGCCAGCTGCTCAGGTCCCTGCACCACAAGTGCCAGTAGCTCAGGTCCCCGCACCACAAGTGCCAGTAGCTCAGGTCCCCGCACCACAAGTGCCAGCTGCTCAGGTCCCTGCAGCAACAGTGCAAACTCCTTACATTCCGGTAGCACAATTTCCATACTATGGTTATTGCAACTGGCAATATCAAGTACCACAACAGCAAGCTGTAGTTCCTGCACCAGTGCCAGCTCCTCAG GTCCCTGCACCACAAGTGCCAGCTCCTCAGCTCCCTGCACAACAAGTGCCAGCTGCTCAGGTCCCCGCACCACAAGTGCCAGCTGCTCAGGTCCCCGCACCACAAGTGCCAGTTGCTCAGGCACCCGCACCACAAGTGCCAGCTGCTCAGGTCCCTGCCCCACAAGTGCCAGTTGCTCAGGCCCCCGCACCACAAGTGCCAGTTGCTCAGGTCTCTGCCCCACAAGTGCCAGTTGCTCAGACCCCCGCACCACAAGTGCCAGCTGCTCAGGCCCCCGCACCACAAGTGCCAGCTGCTCAGGCCCCCGCACCACAAGTGCCAGCTGCTCAGGTCCCTGCCCCACAAGTGCCAGTTGCTCAGGCCCCCGCACCACAAGTGCCAGTTGCTCAGGTCTCTGCCCCACAAGTGCCAGTTGCTCAGACCCCCGCACCACAAGTGCCAGCTGCTCAGGCCCCCGCACCACAAGTGCCAGTTGCTCAGGTCCCTGCCCCACAAGTGCCAGTTGCTCAGGCCCCCGCACCACAAGTGCCAGTAGCTCAGGTCCCTGCCCCACAAGTGCCAGTTGCTCAGGCCCCCGCACCACAAGTGCCAGTTGCTCAGGTCTCTGCCCCACAAGTGCCAGTTGCTCAGACCCCCGCACCACAAGTGCCAGTTGCTCAGGCCCCCGCACCACAAGTGCCAGTAGCTCAGGTCCCTGCCCCACAAGTGCCAGTTGCTCAGGCCCCCGCACCACAAGTGCCAGTTGCTCAG GTCCCTGCACCACAAGTGCCAGTTGCTCAGGTCCCCGCACCACAAGTGCCAGTAGCTCAGGCCCCCGCACCACAAGTGCCAGTTGCTCAGGCCCCCGCACCACAAGTGCCAGTTGCTCAGGCCCCCGCACCACAAGTGCCAGTTGCTCAGGTCCCCGCACCACAAGTGCCAGCTGCTCAGGTCCCCGCACCACAAGTGCCAGTAGCTCAGGCCCCCGCACCACAAGTGCCAGTTGCTCAGGCCCCCGCACCACAAGTGCCAGTTGCTCAGGCCCCCGCACCACAAGTGCCAGTTGCTCAGGTCCCTGCACCACAAGTGCCAGTTGCTCAG GCCCCTGCACCACAAGTGCCAACTCCTCAGGTCCCTGCACCACAAGTGCCAGCTCCTCAGGCCCCTGCACCACAAGTTGTAGCTCCTCAGGCCCCTGCACCACAAGCGGTAGCTCCCCAGGTATCTGCACCACAAGTGCCAGCTGCTCAGCTCCCTGCACCACAAGTGCCAGCTCCTCAGCTCCCTGCACCACAAGTGCCAGCTCCTCAGGCCCCTGCACCACAAGTGCCAGCTCCCCAGGTACCTGCACCACAAGTGCCAGCTGCTCAGCTCCCTGCACCACAAGTGCCAGCTCCTCAAGCTCCTGCACCACAAGTTGTAGCTCCTCAGGCCCCAGCACCACAAGTTGTAGCTTCTCAGGCACCCATACAAGTGCCAGCTACTCTGGTGCCTGCACCACAAGTGCCAGCTTCTCAGGCTCCTGTAGCACAATTTCCATACTATAGTTATTGCAACTGGCAATATCAAGCACCACAACAGCAAGCTGTAGTTCCTGCACCAGTGCCAGCTCCTCAGGTCCCTGCACCACAAGTGCCAGCTCCTCAGCTCCCTGCACAACAAGTGCCAGCTCCTCAGGCCCCTGCACCACAAGTGCCAGCTCCTCAGCTCCCTGCACCACAAGTGCCAGCTCCTCAGGCTCCTGCACCACAAGTGGTAGCTCCTCAGGTACCTGCACCACAAGTGCCAGCTGCTCAAGCTGCACTACaggtggtttatcctcaggtccTCGCTCCCCAGTGGCAATATCAAGCACCACAACAGCAAGCTGTAGTTCCTGCACAACAAGTGGTATCTCCTCAGGCACCCGTACAAGTGCCAGCTCCCCAGGTACCTGCACCACAAGTGCCAGCTACTCAGGTCCTTGCACCACAAGTGCCAGCTCCACAGGTACCTGCACCACAAGTGCCAGGTACTCAGGTACCTGTAGCACAATTTCCATACTATAGTTATAGCAACTGGCAATATCAAGCACCACAACAGCAagctgcagttcctgcaccagtGCAAGCTCCTCAGGCCCCTGCACCACAAGTGCCAGCTCCTCAGGCTCCTGCACCACAAGTTGTAGCTCCTCAGGCCCCTGCACCACAAGTGCCAACTCCTCAGGCCCCTGCACCACAAGTGCCAACTCCTCAGGTCCCTACACCACAAGTGCCAGGTCCTCAGGCTCCTGCACCACAAGTGCCAACTCCTCAGGCCCCTGCACCACAAGTGCCAGCTACTCAGGCTTCTGCACCACAAGTTGTAGCTCCTCAGGTCCTTGCTCCCCAGTGGCAATATCAAGCACCACAACAGCAAGCTGTAGTTCCTGCACCAGTGCAAGCTCCTCAGCTCCCTGCACCACAAGTGCCAGCTCCTCAGGCTCCTGCACCACAAGGGTTAGCTCCTCAGGTACCTGCACCACAAGTGCCAGC
- the LOC120920957 gene encoding MAGE-like protein 2 isoform X15, with protein sequence MSDLMQAINTLVDIFEKYSKNLCHGQNLKPAEMEQLIQVELSEAIKNSGDAETIGLVLKAVDRNRDGEISFKEYITLVCVVAKAYYKHLGKARSSLPCIAQQQASANQQLTAGGPTPPTTAGGPPPPQQPPTVQVPSQVSPQQALPPTEAQGQQGAPAQPPAQAPGTTPVQGQQGWPAPPAAQVQQVPTQTAGHPSVSSWGSLQPVAPQVPVQVPATQVPAPQVPAAQVPAPQVPAAQVPAPQVPAAQVPAPQVPATQVPAPQVPAAQVPAPQVPAAQVPAPQVPATQVPAPQVPAAQVPAPHVPASQAPVAQFPYYSYCNWQYQVPQQQAVVPAPVQAPQVPAPQVPAPQVPVQVPAAQVPAPQVPVSQVPAPQVPAPQWQYQAPQQQAVVPAPVPAPQLPAPQVPAPQAPAPQVVAPQVPAPQVPAAQAAPQVVYPQVLAPQWQYQAPQQQAVVPAPVPAPQLPAPQVPAAQVPAPQVPAAQVPAPQVPAAQVPAPQVPAAQVPAPQVPVAQVPAPQVPVAQVPAPQVPAAQVPAATVQTPYIPVAQFPYYGYCNWQYQVPQQQAVVPAPVPAPQVPAPQVPAPQLPAQQVPAAQVPAPQVPAAQVPAPQVPVAQAPAPQVPAAQVPAPQVPVAQAPAPQVPVAQVSAPQVPVAQTPAPQVPAAQAPAPQVPAAQAPAPQVPAAQVPAPQVPVAQAPAPQVPVAQVSAPQVPVAQTPAPQVPAAQAPAPQVPVAQVPAPQVPVAQAPAPQVPVAQVPAPQVPVAQAPAPQVPVAQVSAPQVPVAQTPAPQVPVAQAPAPQVPVAQVPAPQVPVAQAPAPQVPVAQVPAPQVPVAQVPAPQVPVAQAPAPQVPVAQAPAPQVPVAQAPAPQVPVAQVPAPQVPAAQVPAPQVPVAQAPAPQVPVAQAPAPQVPVAQAPAPQVPVAQVPAPQVPVAQVPAPQVPVAQAPAPQVPVAQVPAPQVPVAQAPAPQVPVAQAPAPQVPVAQAPAPQVPVAQLPAPQVPAAQVPAPQVPAPQVPAPQVPAAQAAPQVVYPQVLAPQWQYQAPQQQAVVPAQQVVAPQAPIQVPAPQVPAPQVPAPQVPAPQVPGTLVPVAQFPYYSYSNWQYQAPQQQAAVPAPVPAPQAPAPQVPAPQVPAPQVPAAQLPAPQVPAPQAPAPQVVAPQAPAPQVVASQAPIQVPATLVPAPQVPASQAPVAQFPYYSYCNWQYQAPQQQAVVPAPVPAPQVPAPQVPAPQLPAQQVPAPQAPAPQVPAPQLPAPQVPAPQAPAPQVVAPQVPAPQVPAAQAALQVVYPQVLAPQWQYQAPQQQAVVPAQQVVSPQAPVQVPAPQVPAPQVPATQVLAPQVPAPQVPAPQVPGTQVPVAQFPYYSYSNWQYQAPQQQAAVPAPVQAPQAPAPQVPAPQAPAPQVVAPQAPAPQVPTPQAPAPQVPTPQVPTPQVPGPQAPAPQVPTPQAPAPQVPATQASAPQVVAPQVLAPQWQYQAPQQQAVVPAPVQAPQLPAPQVPAPQAPAPQGLAPQVPAPQVPAAQAAAPQVVAPQVLAPQWQYQAPQQQAVVPAPVQAPQLPASQVVAPQVPASQVVAPQAPAPQVVAPQVPVQVPAAQAPAPQVVAPQVPVQVPAAQAPAQQVVAPQVSAAQVPQEDLFMVPYSRCDGTTGFALWTPLGFYYY encoded by the exons ATGTCTGACCTCATGCAAGCCATCAACACCCTCGTAGACATCTTCGAGAAGTATTCCAAGAACCTCTGTCATGGTCAGAACCTGAAACCTGCAGAAATGGAGCAGCTCATACAGGTGGAGCTGTCTGAGGCCATCAAA AACTCGGGGGACGCAGAGACCATCGGCCTCGTTCTCAAAGCTGTGGACAGAAACCGTGACGGTGAAATCAGCTTTAAAGAATACATCACGTTGGTGTGTGTGGTCGCCAAGGCCTACTACAAGCATCTGGGCAAAGCCAGGAGCTCGCTGCCTTGTATTGCGCAACAGCAAGCTTCTGCCAATCAGCAACTAACAGCTGGCGGTCCAACACCACCAACAACAGCTGGCGGTCCACCACCACCACAGCAGCCACCAACTGTCCAAGTTCCAAGTCAAGTATCTCCACAGCAAGCACTGCCACCAACCGAGGCTCAGGGCCAACAGGGTGCCCCAGCTCAACCACCAGCTCAGGCACCTGGCACAACACCCGTCCAAGGACAGCAAGGATGGCCAGCTCCACCAGCAGCTCAAGTTCAGCAAGTGCCAACTCAGACCGCTGGCCATCCATCTGTTTCTTCATGGGGAAGCTTACAACCAGTAGCTCCTCAGGTACCTGTACAGGTGCCAGCAACTCAGGTACCTGCCCCACAAGTGCCAGCTGCTCAGGTACCTGCCCCACAAGTGCCAGCTGCTCAGGTACCTGCCCCACAAGTGCCAGCTGCTCAGGTACCTGCCCCACAAGTGCCAGCAACTCAGGTACCTGCCCCACAAGTGCCAGCAGCTCAGGTACCTGCCCCACAAGTGCCAGCTGCTCAGGTCCCCGCACCACAAGTGCCAGCAACTCAGGTACCTGCACCACAAGTGCCAGCTGCTCAGGTCCCAGCACCACACGTGCCAGCTTCTCAGGCTCCTGTAGCACAATTTCCATACTATAGTTATTGCAACTGGCAATATCAAGTACCACAACAGCAAGCTGTAGTTCCTGCACCAGTCCAAGCTCCTCAGGTCCCTGCACCACAAGTGCCAGCTCCTCAGGTACCTGTACAAGTGCCAGCTGCTCAGGTCCCTGCACCACAAGTGCCAGTTTCTCAGGTCCCAGCACCACAAGTGCCAGCTCCTCAGTGGCAATATCAAGCACCACAACAGCAAGCTGTAGTTCCTGCACCAGTGCCAGCACCTCAGCTCCCTGCACCACAAGTGCCAGCTCCTCAAGCTCCTGCACCACAAGTGGTAGCACCTCAGGTACCTGCACCACAAGTGCCAGCTGCTCAAGCTGCACCAcaagtggtttatcctcaggtccTTGCTCCCCAGTGGCAATATCAAGCACCACAACAGCAAGCTGTAGTTCCTGCACCAGTGCCAGCACCTCAGCTCCCTGCACCACAAGTGCCAGCTGCTCAGGTCCCTGCACCACAAGTGCCAGCTGCTCAGGTCCCTGCACCACAAGTGCCAGCTGCTCAGGTCCCCGCACCACAAGTGCCAGCTGCTCAGGTCCCTGCACCACAAGTGCCAGTAGCTCAGGTCCCCGCACCACAAGTGCCAGTAGCTCAGGTCCCCGCACCACAAGTGCCAGCTGCTCAGGTCCCTGCAGCAACAGTGCAAACTCCTTACATTCCGGTAGCACAATTTCCATACTATGGTTATTGCAACTGGCAATATCAAGTACCACAACAGCAAGCTGTAGTTCCTGCACCAGTGCCAGCTCCTCAG GTCCCTGCACCACAAGTGCCAGCTCCTCAGCTCCCTGCACAACAAGTGCCAGCTGCTCAGGTCCCCGCACCACAAGTGCCAGCTGCTCAGGTCCCCGCACCACAAGTGCCAGTTGCTCAGGCACCCGCACCACAAGTGCCAGCTGCTCAGGTCCCTGCCCCACAAGTGCCAGTTGCTCAGGCCCCCGCACCACAAGTGCCAGTTGCTCAGGTCTCTGCCCCACAAGTGCCAGTTGCTCAGACCCCCGCACCACAAGTGCCAGCTGCTCAGGCCCCCGCACCACAAGTGCCAGCTGCTCAGGCCCCCGCACCACAAGTGCCAGCTGCTCAGGTCCCTGCCCCACAAGTGCCAGTTGCTCAGGCCCCCGCACCACAAGTGCCAGTTGCTCAGGTCTCTGCCCCACAAGTGCCAGTTGCTCAGACCCCCGCACCACAAGTGCCAGCTGCTCAGGCCCCCGCACCACAAGTGCCAGTTGCTCAGGTCCCTGCCCCACAAGTGCCAGTTGCTCAGGCCCCCGCACCACAAGTGCCAGTAGCTCAGGTCCCTGCCCCACAAGTGCCAGTTGCTCAGGCCCCCGCACCACAAGTGCCAGTTGCTCAGGTCTCTGCCCCACAAGTGCCAGTTGCTCAGACCCCCGCACCACAAGTGCCAGTTGCTCAGGCCCCCGCACCACAAGTGCCAGTAGCTCAGGTCCCTGCCCCACAAGTGCCAGTTGCTCAGGCCCCCGCACCACAAGTGCCAGTTGCTCAG GTCCCTGCACCACAAGTGCCAGTTGCTCAGGTCCCCGCACCACAAGTGCCAGTAGCTCAGGCCCCCGCACCACAAGTGCCAGTTGCTCAGGCCCCCGCACCACAAGTGCCAGTTGCTCAGGCCCCCGCACCACAAGTGCCAGTTGCTCAGGTCCCCGCACCACAAGTGCCAGCTGCTCAGGTCCCCGCACCACAAGTGCCAGTAGCTCAGGCCCCCGCACCACAAGTGCCAGTTGCTCAGGCCCCCGCACCACAAGTGCCAGTTGCTCAGGCCCCCGCACCACAAGTGCCAGTTGCTCAGGTCCCTGCACCACAAGTGCCAGTTGCTCAG GTCCCTGCACCACAAGTGCCAGTTGCTCAGGCCCCCGCACCACAAGTGCCAGTAGCTCAGGTCCCTGCCCCACAAGTGCCAGTTGCTCAGGCCCCCGCACCACAAGTGCCAGTTGCTCAGGCCCCCGCACCACAAGTGCCAGTTGCTCAGGCCCCCGCACCACAAGTGCCAGTTGCTCAGCTCCCTGCACCACAAGTGCCAGCTGCTCAGGTCCCAGCACCACAAGTGCCAGCTCCTCAGGTACCTGCACCACAAGTGCCAGCTGCTCAAGCTGCACCAcaagtggtttatcctcaggtccTTGCTCCCCAGTGGCAATATCAAGCACCACAACAGCAAGCTGTAGTTCCTGCACAACAAGTTGTAGCTCCTCAGGCACCCATACAAGTGCCAGCTCCCCAGGTACCTGCACCACAAGTGCCAGCTCCACAGGTACCTGCACCACAAGTGCCAGGTACTCTGGTACCTGTAGCACAATTTCCATACTATAGTTATAGCAACTGGCAATATCAAGCACCACAACAGCAggctgcagttcctgcaccagtGCCAGCTCCTCAG GCCCCTGCACCACAAGTGCCAGCTCCCCAGGTACCTGCACCACAAGTGCCAGCTGCTCAGCTCCCTGCACCACAAGTGCCAGCTCCTCAAGCTCCTGCACCACAAGTTGTAGCTCCTCAGGCCCCAGCACCACAAGTTGTAGCTTCTCAGGCACCCATACAAGTGCCAGCTACTCTGGTGCCTGCACCACAAGTGCCAGCTTCTCAGGCTCCTGTAGCACAATTTCCATACTATAGTTATTGCAACTGGCAATATCAAGCACCACAACAGCAAGCTGTAGTTCCTGCACCAGTGCCAGCTCCTCAGGTCCCTGCACCACAAGTGCCAGCTCCTCAGCTCCCTGCACAACAAGTGCCAGCTCCTCAGGCCCCTGCACCACAAGTGCCAGCTCCTCAGCTCCCTGCACCACAAGTGCCAGCTCCTCAGGCTCCTGCACCACAAGTGGTAGCTCCTCAGGTACCTGCACCACAAGTGCCAGCTGCTCAAGCTGCACTACaggtggtttatcctcaggtccTCGCTCCCCAGTGGCAATATCAAGCACCACAACAGCAAGCTGTAGTTCCTGCACAACAAGTGGTATCTCCTCAGGCACCCGTACAAGTGCCAGCTCCCCAGGTACCTGCACCACAAGTGCCAGCTACTCAGGTCCTTGCACCACAAGTGCCAGCTCCACAGGTACCTGCACCACAAGTGCCAGGTACTCAGGTACCTGTAGCACAATTTCCATACTATAGTTATAGCAACTGGCAATATCAAGCACCACAACAGCAagctgcagttcctgcaccagtGCAAGCTCCTCAGGCCCCTGCACCACAAGTGCCAGCTCCTCAGGCTCCTGCACCACAAGTTGTAGCTCCTCAGGCCCCTGCACCACAAGTGCCAACTCCTCAGGCCCCTGCACCACAAGTGCCAACTCCTCAGGTCCCTACACCACAAGTGCCAGGTCCTCAGGCTCCTGCACCACAAGTGCCAACTCCTCAGGCCCCTGCACCACAAGTGCCAGCTACTCAGGCTTCTGCACCACAAGTTGTAGCTCCTCAGGTCCTTGCTCCCCAGTGGCAATATCAAGCACCACAACAGCAAGCTGTAGTTCCTGCACCAGTGCAAGCTCCTCAGCTCCCTGCACCACAAGTGCCAGCTCCTCAGGCTCCTGCACCACAAGGGTTAGCTCCTCAGGTACCTGCACCACAAGTGCCAGC